From the genome of Solanum stenotomum isolate F172 chromosome 5, ASM1918654v1, whole genome shotgun sequence:
aagtaaagagtttaaagttgagttcttttctcaaagttattagggaactatgtattcccaaagaagttttaaagaaatgtttttacatttaaacaaggttggaaactgagatttccaaaagagccttcgggctagtttttgagtaattatctcatatcagcaggaagaaatatgttttaaaaacataagagccagtacatttttgggagtagtatcgagcaccgaattgggggagcgttcaaagaacccacagcccccatagaaccatgttagccaccatgggtagaaaaggatcatactttttagatgaatccttttcagattagactagtggatccattaggcagttcaggtcttatacctttggccgggtataagatgctctggcagcgtgaggtcgatcgctgtatcatcactatagctcttatgtgatggttgtcggttagagaagctcccacagcagttattgtatttttcatacacagagattattgtatttttatatacatcagttcattgtatttctatatacatttcaggcttattgtatctttgtatacacacagagtttatagcatgttttaaacagtctttctttatatcgcacttgttttaaattgccttatattgaaagaagtcagtcaggttgagttgagttgagccaggtaagctattcagtttcttccagatttccttctagcctttgttgcttagttttccagcttgcatactcgtacattccatgtactgatgccagttggcctgcatcgtttgatgatgcagattcaggtaccccggatcagcatcctgcacgtcgttgatccagctgagcactccagagtcagtggtgagcctccttgcattccggaggactcaattattttgtgttcttagtttttgttttattaggatgttgcggggtctgtcccaacatccatctcagtattttagaggcttcatagacagacagtcagtcagttagttttgagtctctcatatatatatatatatatgtaaatattctattttgagattcgagttgcctttatggccatattttataagttaagttgttttgtaatattgcattgcattgagttattctgttgaggtttccgctgagttaagaaagccaggccaagggttcgcttggggccagaaatggtctccgggtgccgatcccgcccagggtgtaggctcggggcgtgacaattatttaccctcaaataattcaagtgagaaAATTACAAACATGACaataaaattgttcttctcctaACTAGTTGGAAGgcgaaaaaaataatattatccgACTGTTATCTACTTTGATCCACttacataaaatagaaaatcacATGACAATTCTAGGGTATAATTGAAAAGAAtattttgtagagttttaattcaaacacaaaattagatGGGAAGTAATGAACCAAACCCttatagaaaataaatcatGCATTAATAATTCATGTATTACTAATCCCTACGTTATTAATATTGGTACCAAACAAACCCTTAATTCAATAGACATACATCACCTACTGTAATTTAGACCCATTTAAAGACCTAATTGAATGCAACGTGTTGGTTTGTTAACGAGTATCAATAGattactaattaaaaaaaaggctaactttcacatatagcaaacataaaaatcatatttgtatgttatagctatattttgcataattgcgctccatagcaaattttatgtttgctatggagctttcgatttgtataatttactagattcattcaattttatacaaattgttcagttttgtataaattcattcatacattgtaatttgtataataaaatctgtatttgtataatgataagtgtataagatgaaaatatatgtatttatatttgtagatacatttttctctcactttatacaaacacaaacgcattttatatattttatatatttgataccgaatgggtaattgtataccgaaaatgactaattgtataccgaaccaGATGGTAAAAAATTGGGATGTTTGCtacgaattacaaataaaataaactatggctataacatttaatttgaattaatagtttgttatttcatacaattttcccttaaaataATACTCTTCACAAACAATATATATAGAATCAATCAGCTCATAATTGAAAAGATAACACATTATAACTCAATTATTACAATACTTTCTTGCAAACTTCCATAATATTTCTGAGTCAATATAATATAAAACCCTTCATCAAGTTGAGATGGCAGGCAGAAAGGAAACTTACATTTGAATATATGTTTGATCAGAAGAATGATTAGTTGTTGTGGATTAGATAGTAACTAGTCATTAAGTTTAATTTAacacaattataaaaattacaatattttctatatttcttggtCTCAATTTAAGTGACACTTTTAATTTTGACtagacacaaaatttaaaaataaataaaaaatgaagacttttgaaatttgtgatttaaaacactttttaacCATTGTGCGGCTATAAGTCATTTCATTAAATGGAATTTAAAAGTTaagttatttctaattatagaaAGGTGATATATTTTCTCAGAAACggactaaaaaaataatgtcacataaattgagacagagaaaGTAATAAAGAAATCCAATGCATCCATGTGTAGAGGCTTTGGGCAACGTTATCATTTTGGAATGCCAATCCTCAGATCAAGCCCAAGGTCCATTCCGTTGTAGGCAATGGGAGCATACATCCATAGATCTTCAGAGCTCAATAGCTGCATGCACAAAACACACCACATTAACATCCATCTCTTCATTCCAAAGTATCAGATAGAGcacatttttattagttaattatattctcaacacgcTTCTCACGTGCAAGTCATATTCTTTTTCATGGGACAAGCACATGGAAATTCCTTCCTAGGACCTTTGTCTGCTCTAATATCATGTTAAAGTGTGTGactatctcatctaaaagcttaagctgtTTGAGAGAACGcacttttattagttaattatattctcaacataGTAAATCTTATTTAGtaacataaaaaaagaaaatgttgttCAGTTTTAgtgtcagatcctccaaaagtagtgcatttttggaagATCCAATACTGATATAGAAACATTTTTGTGGAGTCTGAGCTCATAGATTGTTCTCTCCGTGTGAATATGATTGTGTATGTATATTGTCTTCGTGTAGTTTAAATCCTTAATGCATTGCAATACTTTGTGAAGGGAAGATAATACACCTTACCTTGATTTGGAGTTGCAAAAATTTAACATACTGAACTGCCTCTTCAAGCATGGTGCTAATGTCAACCTGTCATTAAATATTTTGCCATTTAGGTTCACATTCTTTCAGCAGATATATAACAGAACGATCGATCACTAATGCAGTTACACGGACTTAACTTACCTTGGTTCCATTAGGGATGAGACTCTGCAAGGTCTTCAATCTCTCGTTAATTCGCTCTCTTCTTTTCTGttagaagagaaagaagaaaatcattTACGCTTATACTAGCAGATCAACAAAATGTAACAGGCAGTTAGTTACATACCCTGGCATACAAGCTCTGGGGGTCAGTTGCTGAACCCCTGCTTGCTCTGGATTTTCGAGTCAACTCGAGAGAAACATTAGATTCATCTTCTGAGCAACAACTGATCATTGAGTTTTGCCTCTGAAGCACAGCCTTGTTTTTACCATCCATCTCGCCAGTCTTAACATCTGTTTGCAGCTTTGTGCTTCTCTTGTTCTTTGGTACCTACATCAGGAATCATTAAATCTACAATTCTGAAAGAAAATTAACAACTTCTACTACTAATAATAAATCAGATAGAAAggttttgaagtttatgaatAACACTCACATGACCATGTAACCGGGCTCTTTTCTTAGAACTCTCTGTTGGACTATGATCTTCCGGAAATCGCTCATAATCTATTCTTCCTAGCTGCA
Proteins encoded in this window:
- the LOC125865300 gene encoding transcription factor bHLH84-like; translation: MEHVASMSEGDWGSLSGMCFTEEADFMAQLLGNCSFPNDSNNYGVSSGYWNIGHESNIGSSGGREHSGFLFPPPSYESYYSSNSRPILMRNDSSITTERGLMDTNNPIEADEYFVNNMEFDGNMAEPLLHGKGLQLGRIDYERFPEDHSPTESSKKRARLHGHVPKNKRSTKLQTDVKTGEMDGKNKAVLQRQNSMISCCSEDESNVSLELTRKSRASRGSATDPQSLYARKRRERINERLKTLQSLIPNGTKVDISTMLEEAVQYVKFLQLQIKLLSSEDLWMYAPIAYNGMDLGLDLRIGIPK